A part of Tardiphaga sp. vice304 genomic DNA contains:
- a CDS encoding patatin-like phospholipase family protein codes for MLENLMGRNENGANGRDKPGIGSPGLGRPSLGRPGLGSVRRPVIGLALGGGAARGFAHIGVLRTLLAHGIVPNVVVGTSIGAVVGGAYAAGQLDTLEEWARGLQPRNILGYLDIRLNGSGLIGGNKLAAQLEASLGDTVIEDLPLKFASVATEVRTGHEIWLTHGRLVDAMRASYALPGIFSPMLVGDRWLVDGALVNPVPVSAARALGAEIMIAVNLSNDVFGHSTTIFSHGAHARPIEPEIEPEEPPKRGFSRLFSAERTMKREFFGSRGRPGISSVMVDAFNIMQDRITRARLAGDPPDMLIAPRIGHIGWFDFHRADELIAHGSRAAERAIDSIREAIGEVAPQSTHEALIET; via the coding sequence GTGCTGGAGAATCTGATGGGGCGCAACGAAAACGGCGCGAATGGCCGTGACAAGCCGGGAATTGGCAGCCCAGGTCTCGGCAGACCAAGTCTCGGCAGACCAGGTCTCGGCAGCGTCCGCCGCCCCGTGATCGGGCTGGCGCTGGGTGGCGGGGCTGCGCGCGGCTTTGCCCATATCGGCGTGCTGCGCACCCTTTTGGCCCACGGCATCGTCCCCAACGTCGTGGTCGGCACCTCGATCGGCGCCGTGGTCGGTGGCGCCTACGCGGCGGGCCAGCTCGACACGCTGGAAGAATGGGCGCGCGGCCTGCAGCCGCGCAACATCCTCGGCTACCTCGACATCCGCCTCAACGGCTCCGGCCTGATCGGCGGCAACAAGCTGGCCGCCCAGCTCGAGGCCTCGCTCGGCGACACCGTGATTGAGGACCTGCCGCTGAAATTCGCCAGCGTGGCGACCGAAGTCCGCACCGGCCACGAGATCTGGCTGACGCATGGCCGGCTGGTCGACGCGATGCGCGCGTCTTACGCCCTGCCCGGCATCTTCTCGCCGATGCTGGTCGGCGACCGCTGGCTGGTGGACGGCGCGTTGGTCAATCCGGTGCCGGTATCGGCGGCGCGCGCGCTCGGCGCGGAAATCATGATTGCCGTCAACCTCAGCAACGACGTGTTCGGCCATAGTACGACGATCTTTTCGCACGGCGCCCACGCGCGTCCGATCGAACCGGAGATCGAGCCGGAGGAGCCGCCGAAGCGCGGCTTCAGCCGGCTGTTCTCCGCCGAGCGCACCATGAAACGCGAGTTCTTCGGCAGCCGCGGCCGGCCCGGCATTTCCTCGGTGATGGTCGATGCCTTCAACATCATGCAGGACCGCATCACCCGGGCGCGCCTTGCCGGCGATCCGCCGGACATGCTGATCGCGCCCCGCATCGGTCATATCGGCTGGTTCGACTTCCACCGTGCCGACGAATTGATCGCGCACGGCTCCCGCGCCGCCGAACGCGCGATCGATTCGATCCGCGAAGCGATCGGGGAAGTCGCCCCCCAGTCCACGCACGAGGCGCTGATCGAAACCTGA
- a CDS encoding rhomboid family intramembrane serine protease, which produces MESTVPPREPILTLPGALTAYVALLALIHVGRLLLPPELDDLVIEMFGFIPKRYDQTLLAMPFPGGAGAKIWTFVSYSLLHANLSHIGFNVLWLLPFGSALARRFGAVRFFVFMAVTAVGGAAAHLLTHEHELAPMIGASASVSGAMAAAIRFAFVRGSFLSFNRGDADEAARVPAQPLLRALRDPRVLGFLGVWFAVNIIFGVGAIAIGAEGASVAWQAHIGGFFAGLLLFSLFDPIPRRRPGAGVAAPDRPDLR; this is translated from the coding sequence TTGGAATCCACCGTCCCCCCGCGTGAGCCCATCCTGACCCTGCCGGGGGCGCTGACCGCCTATGTGGCGCTGCTGGCGCTGATCCATGTCGGCCGGCTGTTGCTGCCCCCGGAACTCGACGACCTCGTCATCGAAATGTTCGGTTTCATCCCCAAGCGTTACGACCAGACGCTGCTGGCGATGCCATTTCCGGGCGGCGCCGGCGCCAAGATCTGGACCTTCGTCAGCTACTCGCTGCTGCACGCCAATCTCAGCCATATCGGCTTCAACGTGCTGTGGCTGCTGCCGTTCGGCAGCGCGCTGGCGCGGCGCTTCGGCGCGGTCCGGTTCTTCGTCTTCATGGCGGTGACGGCCGTCGGCGGCGCGGCCGCGCATCTGCTCACGCATGAGCACGAGCTGGCGCCGATGATCGGCGCTTCGGCCTCGGTGTCCGGCGCGATGGCCGCCGCGATCCGCTTCGCCTTCGTGCGCGGCAGCTTCCTGTCGTTCAACCGCGGCGATGCCGACGAGGCCGCGCGCGTCCCGGCGCAGCCGCTGCTGCGCGCGCTGCGCGATCCGCGCGTGCTGGGATTTCTGGGCGTCTGGTTCGCGGTCAATATCATCTTCGGGGTCGGCGCGATCGCGATCGGGGCCGAAGGCGCCAGCGTCGCCTGGCAGGCGCATATCGGCGGCTTCTTTGCCGGGCTGCTGCTGTTCTCGCTGTTTGACCCGATCCCGCGCAGAAGGCCTGGCGCCGGCGTTGCGGCCCCAGACAGGCCTGACCTGCGCTGA
- a CDS encoding CBS domain-containing protein gives MTVRAILDSKGHQIIHVGPDDTLSVAIKLLSERKIGAVLVMSGQHLDGILSERDIVRVIGERGASALDEPVQAVMTRKVISCKATDTVGALMEMMTSGKFRHLPVMDGDKMVGLISIGDVVKWRLREFEHEQEALRDYIATA, from the coding sequence ATGACGGTACGTGCAATCCTCGATTCCAAAGGCCACCAGATTATCCACGTCGGGCCGGACGACACATTGTCGGTGGCCATCAAGCTGCTGTCGGAGCGCAAGATCGGTGCGGTCTTGGTGATGTCCGGGCAGCACCTCGACGGCATCCTGTCGGAACGCGACATCGTCCGCGTGATCGGCGAGCGCGGCGCCTCTGCGCTGGACGAACCGGTACAGGCGGTGATGACGCGCAAGGTCATCAGTTGCAAGGCGACCGACACCGTGGGCGCGCTGATGGAGATGATGACTTCCGGCAAGTTCAGGCATCTGCCCGTCATGGACGGCGACAAGATGGTCGGGCTGATCTCGATCGGCGACGTCGTCAAATGGCGGCTGCGCGAATTCGAGCATGAGCAGGAAGCGCTGCGTGACTATATCGCGACGGCCTGA